The Triticum aestivum cultivar Chinese Spring unplaced genomic scaffold, IWGSC CS RefSeq v2.1 scaffold260113, whole genome shotgun sequence genome includes a window with the following:
- the LOC123179118 gene encoding probable LRR receptor-like serine/threonine-protein kinase At1g51880, with protein MLPPLINAFELYSVIRMDNLFTDSNDVDYMKEVKDHYNLAQIHWNGDPCSPREYSWKGLTCKYPESNQSKIIAV; from the exons CTCATCAATGCGTTCGAGCTGTACTCTGTCATCCGGATGGATAACCTCTTCACTGACTCCAACGACG TCGATTACATGAAGGAAGTCAAAGATCACTACAATTTGGCACAAATACACTGGAATGGTGATCCATGCTCCCCGAGAGAATATTCCTGGAAAGGACTGACTTGCAAATACCCAGAGAGCAACCAGAGTAAAATTATTGCAGTGTAA